The Lycium barbarum isolate Lr01 chromosome 10, ASM1917538v2, whole genome shotgun sequence genome includes a region encoding these proteins:
- the LOC132613967 gene encoding protein RER1A-like, translating to MEELIDDVKHWIAMLWSLVSTLFQRYFDTADLAITHALGVTWSIVSYPYYRISSVYQHYFLDKISPYGLYRWIVTAVLAILYGLRVCVRGFYPGTYLVLFHFSGILCKFLSPHGLPDPDDDGPVLPIKGPLIRQLPEFNFWYAATIDLCLVFTMTFFPVVDVEGCWPLVFIAWCLVYGYKMVGVIFKSKRYKYNPFTLKEQKVAGKGQQEVAAAPVKGHQDVAAASGMLISV from the exons ATGGAGGAGCTTATTGATGATGTGAAGCATTGGATTGCTATGCTTTGGAGTCTTGTGTCAACCCTTTTCCAGCGTTACTTTGATACTGCGGACTTGGCAATTACTCATGCTCTTGGGGTTACTTGGAGTATTGTATCATACCCTTACTACAGGATCTCAAGTGTTTACCAGCATTACTTTTTGGATAAAATCAGTCCTTATGGCCTGTATAGGTGGATTGTAACTGCTGTCTTGGCTATCCTTTATGGTCTTAGGGTTTGTGTTCGAGGATTTTATCCAGGCACATATTTAGTGTTGTTCCACTTCTCTGGAATTCTCTGTAAATTCCTGTCCCCTCATGGACTACCTGATCCTGATGATGATGGACCTGTCTTGCCAATCAAAGGCCCTCTCATTCGTCAACTTCCCGAGTTTAACTTCTG GTATGCCGCAACAATAGATCTCTGTCTGGTATTTACCATGACTTTTTTTCCCGTAGTTGATGTTGAAGGTTGCTGGCCTCTCGTTTTTATTGCCTGGTGTCTAGTATATGGTTATAAAATGGTTGGTGTAATTTTCAAGTCGAAGAGATACAAATACAACCCATTTACCCTTAAAGAGCAG AAAGTGGCTGGAAAAGGACAGCAGGAAGTGGCAGCAGCACCTGTGAAAGGACATCAGGATGTGGCAGCAGCATCTGGAATGCTTATTTCTGTTTAA
- the LOC132613960 gene encoding putative pentatricopeptide repeat-containing protein At1g09680 codes for MTKIVRCILKCQFLMNPQTQGTIFVIFSLVFFLLFLQISPYSVDGPQTNNSYMFTMTISRKPLKKTLSPPLHQLSTTTPPWFTPPPPHQHQDSSDPILNNLSQAIKNSHTKPLQNSLKTLLPSLKPQHIINLINLNPHSLTPSSLLSFFTWLSTSHNSKYCHTLHTYCTMVLFLYTHEMYTQGQSFIHTIVSRKGKDSAFTVFQAILKAKGNNLTSFVNVLNGLIDVYLDLGFVSDAIQCFRLIQKHKIKFPFQGCTKVLEYLMKLNSPMVAFDFYKEILECRYPPNVHFFNVLMSKLCKEGKMMEARSVFTEMWKRNLRPSVVSFNTLINGYCRLGDMDAGYRLKREMEERGISPDVYTYSALINGLCKKCWMSDANELFNEMCIKGLVPNVVIFTTLINGHCKDGSVGLAMDAYRQMLKRRVGPDLITYNTLVNGLCKSGDLGEAKKLVHVMIEKGLKPDKFTYTTVIDGCCKEGDLDGAFEIKKVMVDNDIELDDVAYTALITGLCRQGRIVDAERTLTEMLNAGLKPDDPIYTMVIDVFCKKGDIKMGFKLLRQMQSNGHSPNVITYNVLLNGLCRQGQMRNAEMLLQAMLNLGLSPDDITYNILLDGHCKYGNPDDYDKLRGEMGLVHDYATYTSLVGSLSRSSKRQPKKSFM; via the coding sequence atgACCAAAATTGTTAGGTGCATACTCAAGTGCCAATTTTTAATGAACCCTCAAACACAAGGAACCATATTTGTCATTTTCTCCCtcgtcttctttcttctttttctccaaATTTCTCCTTACTCCGTTGATGGTCCTCAAACGAACAATTCATACATGTTCACAATGACCATATCAAGAAAACCACTAAAAAAAACTCTTTCTCCTCCCTTACACCAACTCTCCACCACCACCCCACCATGGttcaccccacccccaccccaccaacATCAAGATTCATCAGACCCAATACTCAATAACCTTTCACAAGCCATAAAAAACTCTCACACTAAACCCCTTCAAAATTCCCTCAAAACCCTTCTCCCATCTCTTAAACCCCAACACATAATCAACCTCATTAACCTTAATCCTCATTCTTTAACCCCTtcttctcttctctctttcttcaCATGGCTTTCAACTTCTCACAATTCAAAATATTGCCACACACTTCACACTTATTGCACTATGGTCCTTTTTCTTTATACCCACGAAATGTACACACAAGGTCAATCTTTTATCCATACTAttgtttcaagaaaaggtaaagaCTCAGCCTTTACTGTTTTTCAAGCAATCTTGAAAGCTAAAGGTAACAACTTGACATCTTTTGTTAATGTTCTTAATGGACTTATTGATGTTTATTTGGATTTGGGGTTTGTTTCTGATGCTATACAGTGTTTTAGGCTTAtacaaaagcataaaattaagTTCCCATTTCAAGGTTGTACTAAGGTTCTTGAATATTTAATGAAGCTTAATTCACCAATGGTAGCTTTTGATTTTTATAAGGAGATTTTGGAATGTCGGTATCCACCAAATGTGCATTTCTTTAATGTTTTGATGAGTAAATTGTGTAAAGAAGGTAAAATGATGGAAGCCCGGTCGGTTTTTACGGAGATGTGGAAGAGAAATTTGAGACCTAGTGTTGTTAGTTTCAATACTTTGATAAATGGTTATTGTAGATTAGGTGATATGGATGCAGGGTATAGGTTGAAAAGAGAAATGGAGGAAAGAGGAATTTCGCCTGATGTTTATACTTATAGTGCTCTAATCAACGGGCTTTGCAAGAAGTGTTGGATGAGCGATGCGAATGAGTTGTTTAATGAGATGTGTATAAAAGGTTTGGTTCCTAATGTTGTTATCTTCACGACTTTGATTAATGGGCATTGCAAGGATGGTAGCGTCGGTTTGGCCATGGATGCTTATCGACAAATGCTGAAGCGGAGGGTGGGACCCGATTTAATCACATATAACACACTTGTTAACGGGCTTTGTAAGAGCGGAGATTTAGGGGAAGCAAAGAAGCTCGTTCACGTGATGATTGAAAAGGGTTTGAAGCCTGATAAGTTCACGTACACAACCGTTATTGATGGATGTTGTAAGGAGGGAGATTTGGATGGAGCATTTGAGATCAAGAAAGTGATGGTTGATAACGATATTGAACTCGATGATGTGGCGTATACAGCTCTCATTACAGGTTTGTGTCGGCAAGGTCGAATAGTTGATGCTGAGAGGACTTTAACCGAAATGCTTAATGCTGGTTTGAAGCCTGATGACCCTATTTATACTATGGTTATCGATGTTTTCTGTAAGAAGGGAGATATTAAGATGGGTTTTAAGTTGCTACGGCAGATGCAAAGTAATGGACATTCGCCTAATGTTATAACTTACAATGTGCTTTTGAATGGTTTATGTAGACAAGGACAGATGAGAAATGCCGAAATGCTATTACAAGCCATGCTTAATCTAGGTTTGAGTCCAGATGATATTACCTATAATATCCTTTTGGATGGGCATTGCAAGTATGGGAATCCTGATGATTATGATAAGCTTCGTGGTGAAATGGGGCTTGTTCATGACTATGCTACTTATACTTCACTAGTTGGTAGCTTAAGTAGGAGCTCAAAACGTCAGCCCAAGAAGTCATTCATGTAA